The Ralstonia sp. RRA genomic interval TGGCGCAGCGATACATTCAGCCGCTGCGCGGCTTCCGACGCATCGAGCGCGAGCATGGTCACGGCCGTGGTGGCCGGGCGCGGCATCAATGCCGGATACGACTGCCCACCCGCCAGCACCAGCTGCAGCGTGGCGAGCAGCACTTCAGGCGACTGTGACTTGGAGACATAGGCATCCACCCCGCACGTCATCGCAACGTGCGCCTCTTCTGCCGACGGGCGAGCCGCGAGCAGAACCACGCGGCTGGCCTCGCTGCAGGCAATGGCTTCGCGCAGTTGAGCCATGTCGACAGGGGCATCGGCTTCGTCCAGGCCGATGACAAGCAGGTCGGCACGCGTATCAACGGCATGCACGTCGCCCGGCTCGCCAACCGGCAGCACGGGGGCGACGACTTCCAGGCCCAGGGTGGGATGCTTGAGCAGTGCGCCAAGTCCGGCTCGCAGCAACGGATGATTCTCCAGCAGGACTGCTTTCATGGTTTCCTCGTTTTCTGGTGAAGCGATTCCGGTCGAGCGCGTACCGAGCCTGCCGCGGCAGGCATGCACGTGCGCGTAGTCGACCGTTGAAACCCCGGGACCGTCCGAGAGAAGCGCCCTGCCACCAGCGAAGTGCGAGAGTGCCGGCAGTTGAGAAGCGAAGTGCGAATGCCGTGGATTGCTCCGGATCCGCTTATGGGAAGAACGTTGTGTGCGTGAGGCGCCAAGCGCCTGCTCACGCAGCGTGACCGCACGACATTGAGCAAGCATCGGGCCAGCACCGTGCAACGCAACATCTGCTTACATACTTGGCACAAAACCGACCAGTCGGAAGGCGGTTGAAACCTGCTGTGGCAAAGGCTCAACGGCCTGCAGCATCGTTTGTTGCACTGCCGCGTACGCACCCGATTCTGTAACCGGATGGTTACGACTTCAGGACGCTTGGCGAATGCGCGCTCGTGCCGTTGGTCGACAACTGAACGTTTTTACAACCTGTTTTAAAACTTACCGAGCGAGAGAGGCCGGCGTCGCTTGATCAGCTGGCAGCTGGCACCTTGGCATGTGCCGCAAGCAACGCGGAGGGAAAGGATGCTGCGCCGCTCAGGACTTACGACGCATCACAAAGAGGAACAGGCTGTCGATAGCGCCCACCGTGAAGATGAGGCCCGCGGCGGTGTGGAGCATCCACGCGCCATCCGCAAACGGTAACGAGATCGAGGTGTGCGGAATGGCACCCACCACCGCGGCTGCCACTGACATGCGCACCACGGGTACCCACCACGTGCGTTGCGCGGGCGGCGGGTCGTCACGATGACGCGGCGGCGGAGGGGGCATGCGGCGGGGGCAGGAAGTGGCGGTCATGCTGCATTGTTGGACACAACCGATCCGACCGAAACCGGGAACAGCCCCGCACAT includes:
- a CDS encoding response regulator transcription factor, whose amino-acid sequence is MKAVLLENHPLLRAGLGALLKHPTLGLEVVAPVLPVGEPGDVHAVDTRADLLVIGLDEADAPVDMAQLREAIACSEASRVVLLAARPSAEEAHVAMTCGVDAYVSKSQSPEVLLATLQLVLAGGQSYPALMPRPATTAVTMLALDASEAAQRLNVSLRQYEVLVLLSRGHSVKGVGRLLGISEATVKTHACTLYRRLNVRNKSEAVYAAMRLGIPLELQGNAMAQGETTAAVQDAAAVFVQTAAGPSRASASTSMSATDAVMSSPRVAVADHGAESRWAAMTRAFGGVTPAKSPRTPVRTANGTARLG